From a region of the Acidobacteriota bacterium genome:
- the holB gene encoding DNA polymerase III subunit delta' produces MAFRDIVGHRRQIGLLARALGADALPPSLVFSGPDGVGKRLVALAVAQSLNCPTPVTDGATGRRDACGICPACSKIARRIHPDVVLIEPEDTEAIKVEAVRQVVGQVTYRPFEGRYRVVVIDQADQMNDTAQNALLKTLEEPPQRTVMVLVTAQPDTLLATIRSRCCQVRFAPLAPHDIARALVERHGFTDRDANAAAALAGGSFRKALEAGSGETTEARAVAVAVLQEVSRESDPRARLAAGAALLQAVPRKGRDKSPASSDRGALAVRLSAMASIIRDVTVLSARASDEALVNLDIRSELESLTRYYDRARLERAFSAVGRSLAAVERHNASPKIVVDWLAVQL; encoded by the coding sequence ATGGCTTTTCGTGACATCGTCGGACACCGTCGCCAGATTGGGCTGCTCGCCCGGGCTCTTGGGGCTGACGCGCTGCCGCCTAGCCTGGTGTTTTCCGGCCCAGACGGCGTCGGCAAGCGGCTGGTCGCTCTGGCGGTGGCCCAATCGCTCAATTGCCCGACCCCGGTCACCGATGGAGCCACCGGCAGGCGTGATGCGTGTGGGATCTGTCCGGCCTGCAGCAAGATCGCCCGGCGCATCCACCCGGATGTCGTGTTGATTGAGCCGGAAGACACCGAGGCGATCAAGGTCGAGGCGGTTCGCCAGGTGGTCGGGCAGGTCACCTACCGACCGTTCGAAGGTCGCTATCGTGTCGTTGTCATCGACCAGGCTGATCAGATGAACGACACCGCGCAGAACGCCCTGCTGAAGACGCTCGAAGAGCCGCCGCAGCGCACTGTCATGGTGCTGGTCACGGCGCAGCCGGACACGCTGCTGGCGACGATTCGGTCCCGCTGCTGCCAGGTCCGGTTTGCGCCGCTCGCGCCGCACGATATTGCCCGGGCGCTGGTTGAGCGGCATGGCTTTACCGATCGAGACGCGAATGCCGCCGCGGCACTGGCGGGTGGCAGTTTTCGCAAGGCGCTCGAAGCCGGATCGGGCGAGACCACCGAGGCACGGGCCGTCGCCGTGGCCGTGCTACAGGAAGTCTCACGCGAGAGCGATCCGCGTGCCCGTCTGGCGGCGGGCGCCGCGCTGTTGCAGGCGGTGCCTCGGAAGGGCAGGGACAAGTCGCCAGCCAGCTCGGACCGCGGTGCGCTGGCGGTCCGTTTGAGTGCGATGGCGTCGATTATCCGGGACGTCACGGTTTTGTCAGCACGCGCGTCCGATGAGGCACTGGTCAACCTTGATATCAGGAGCGAACTGGAATCCCTGACGAGGTACTACGACCGGGCCAGGCTTGAGCGCGCGTTTTCGGCCGTCGGACGATCGCTTGCTGCGGTGGAACGGCACAATGCCAGTCCGAAGATCGTCGTGGACTGGTTGGCGGTCCAACTGTAG
- the ricT gene encoding regulatory iron-sulfur-containing complex subunit RicT — protein MSAGLPGAAIMLKTIGGMMVRAAVLFDPNPPFADGDAVVVNLDGGPVIGHIVVRPLLVMAKQPMADGLPQVIRRASAQDLTMRHRHEQRERDAFRLGVMKIRERGLAMKLARVEQAFDGSKLIFFFTAEERVDFRELVRELASDFKTRIELRQIGVRDEARMLTGYGTCGRPLCCSTWLHSFDPVSIKMAKQQDLALNPSRLSGLCGRLKCCLRYELNGGAVAPASHSDESLADSVDESGSRARGGGCGQGRHP, from the coding sequence ATGAGCGCTGGACTCCCCGGCGCCGCGATCATGCTCAAGACCATCGGCGGCATGATGGTCCGGGCGGCGGTGCTGTTTGATCCGAACCCACCTTTCGCGGACGGCGACGCGGTCGTCGTCAATCTCGATGGCGGCCCTGTCATTGGCCACATCGTGGTCAGACCCCTGCTGGTCATGGCGAAACAGCCGATGGCTGACGGTCTTCCGCAGGTCATCCGGCGCGCCAGCGCGCAGGATCTGACGATGAGGCACCGCCACGAACAGCGGGAACGGGACGCCTTCCGTCTCGGCGTGATGAAGATCCGCGAGCGGGGACTCGCGATGAAGCTGGCGCGGGTCGAGCAGGCGTTTGACGGGTCGAAGCTCATCTTCTTCTTCACCGCTGAAGAACGCGTCGACTTCCGGGAACTCGTGCGGGAGTTGGCGTCGGACTTCAAGACACGGATTGAACTGCGCCAGATTGGCGTGCGGGACGAGGCGCGGATGCTCACCGGCTACGGCACGTGCGGACGCCCGCTGTGCTGCAGCACGTGGCTGCACTCGTTCGATCCCGTGTCGATCAAGATGGCGAAGCAGCAGGATCTCGCGCTGAATCCCTCGCGACTGTCGGGACTGTGCGGGCGCCTGAAGTGCTGCCTGCGCTACGAACTGAATGGCGGCGCGGTGGCGCCAGCCAGCCACAGTGACGAAAGCCTCGCCGATAGCGTCGATGAATCGGGCTCGCGGGCTCGCGGCGGGGGATGCGGACAGGGCCGCCACCCATGA
- the pdxA gene encoding 4-hydroxythreonine-4-phosphate dehydrogenase PdxA produces MSLPRIAITVGDPSGIGPEIVASARVDSRVTEVCVPVVYGPADLARFRPGQLSAEAGRAAYDAIIAAVNDALAGRVQAVATAPVNKEAFALAGLPWRGHTDLLAHLTGAPSVAMMFYAEALRVVLATIHVPLADVPRLLTRASLEQVIRLTAREMPRFGFPHPRLAVAGLNPHAGEHGVLGSEEREVFEPALAACRTDDIDVAGPFPADTLFVRAARGEFDVVVASYHDQGLIPIKLLAFGKAVNVTLGLPIIRTSVDHGTAFDIAGKRVADHGSLVEAIRLAARLARHQAAPTTGAGAGA; encoded by the coding sequence ATGAGCCTGCCCCGCATCGCCATCACCGTGGGCGATCCGTCCGGCATCGGTCCCGAGATTGTGGCCAGCGCGCGCGTCGACTCGCGGGTAACTGAGGTGTGTGTGCCCGTCGTGTACGGCCCGGCAGATCTGGCCCGGTTTCGTCCAGGCCAGCTCTCGGCCGAGGCGGGCCGTGCGGCGTATGACGCCATTATCGCGGCGGTGAACGATGCCCTGGCAGGACGCGTGCAGGCCGTGGCCACCGCACCGGTGAACAAGGAGGCGTTTGCGCTGGCCGGCCTTCCCTGGCGTGGTCATACCGACTTGCTGGCGCACCTGACCGGGGCGCCGTCGGTGGCGATGATGTTCTACGCCGAGGCGCTCCGCGTGGTGCTGGCGACGATTCACGTGCCCCTGGCCGATGTGCCGCGGCTGCTGACGCGGGCGTCACTGGAGCAGGTGATTCGACTGACCGCGCGCGAGATGCCGCGTTTCGGATTTCCCCATCCGCGACTGGCGGTGGCCGGACTCAATCCGCACGCCGGAGAACATGGCGTACTCGGATCAGAAGAGCGGGAGGTGTTCGAACCCGCGCTCGCCGCGTGCCGAACCGATGACATCGACGTGGCTGGACCGTTTCCGGCCGACACGTTATTCGTGCGTGCCGCCCGGGGCGAGTTCGACGTCGTCGTCGCGAGCTACCACGACCAGGGACTGATTCCGATCAAGCTGCTGGCGTTTGGCAAGGCCGTCAATGTGACGCTGGGCCTCCCGATTATCCGGACGTCGGTCGATCACGGGACGGCGTTCGACATCGCGGGCAAGAGGGTCGCCGATCATGGAAGCCTGGTCGAAGCCATTCGGCTTGCCGCGCGACTGGCCCGGCACCAGGCGGCGCCGACAACCGGTGCGGGAGCTGGCGCATGA
- the smpB gene encoding SsrA-binding protein SmpB → MTARDDHQKEERRKAERIIADNRKAHHDYHLLETFEAGVALVGTEVKAIREGRVNLRDSYARVTDGEVFVHNVHIGSYSSRGYADHEPLRPRKLLLHRHEIRKLIGKTTERGMTLVPVRMYFKDGRVKMAISLAKGKQAHDKRETIRRREIDRESRAAIKSHGR, encoded by the coding sequence ATGACGGCCCGGGACGACCACCAGAAGGAGGAGCGCCGGAAAGCGGAGCGCATCATTGCGGACAATCGCAAAGCGCACCACGACTATCACCTGCTCGAGACGTTCGAGGCGGGTGTGGCGCTGGTCGGCACCGAGGTGAAGGCCATCCGCGAGGGTCGGGTGAACCTGCGCGACAGCTACGCGCGGGTGACCGATGGCGAGGTGTTCGTGCACAACGTGCACATCGGGTCGTACAGCAGCCGGGGCTACGCCGATCACGAGCCGCTGCGGCCGCGCAAGCTGCTGCTGCACCGCCACGAAATCCGCAAGCTCATCGGCAAGACCACCGAACGGGGCATGACGCTGGTGCCGGTCCGGATGTACTTCAAGGATGGCCGGGTCAAGATGGCCATCAGCCTGGCGAAGGGCAAGCAGGCACACGACAAGCGCGAGACGATCAGGCGCCGGGAGATCGACCGCGAATCGCGCGCGGCCATCAAATCGCACGGACGCTAG
- a CDS encoding DegT/DnrJ/EryC1/StrS family aminotransferase, whose translation MAIVGTDRGAGTMQVPMLDLQAQYRPLREQILAAVTRVCDSQRFIMGPEVDQFERELARMLEVPHAIGVSSGTDALLLAMMALGIGHGDEVVTSTYSFFATGGCVARLGATPVFVDIDPVTYNIDPSALAAAITPRTKAIIPVHLYGQSADLEAILAVATRAGVPVIEDAAQAIGSRYKGRPVGGFGLIGCFSFFPSKNLGAFGDGGLVTTSSDDLAALLRRLRVHGADQQYYHRAIGGNFRIDALQAAILRVKLPHLAGWTEGRRRNAARYDGWFRERGLTDRVTTPVALADRYHIFNQYVIRVSNRDAVKAHLESRGVGCAIYYPVPFHQLECFAYLGYRVGQFPHAEAAARETLALPVFGELTEAQQRYVVDVVAEAVGRHG comes from the coding sequence ATGGCGATTGTGGGAACGGACCGGGGCGCGGGCACGATGCAGGTGCCGATGCTGGACTTGCAGGCACAGTATCGGCCGCTCCGGGAGCAGATCCTGGCGGCGGTCACGCGTGTGTGTGACAGCCAGCGATTCATCATGGGGCCGGAGGTCGACCAGTTCGAGCGTGAGTTGGCCCGGATGCTCGAGGTGCCCCACGCGATTGGCGTCTCGTCGGGCACCGATGCGTTGCTGCTGGCCATGATGGCGCTCGGCATCGGGCATGGCGATGAAGTCGTCACCAGCACGTATTCGTTTTTCGCCACCGGCGGCTGCGTGGCCAGGCTTGGCGCCACGCCGGTGTTTGTCGACATCGACCCGGTCACCTACAACATCGACCCGTCTGCGCTGGCGGCGGCCATCACCCCGCGCACGAAAGCCATCATCCCCGTTCACTTGTACGGCCAGAGCGCCGATCTCGAGGCCATCCTCGCCGTCGCGACCCGCGCCGGCGTACCGGTCATCGAAGATGCGGCCCAGGCCATCGGCTCTCGCTACAAGGGGCGACCGGTCGGCGGGTTCGGCCTCATCGGCTGTTTCTCGTTCTTCCCAAGCAAGAACCTGGGCGCGTTCGGGGATGGCGGGCTGGTGACCACCAGCAGCGACGATCTGGCGGCTTTGCTCCGGCGACTTCGCGTGCACGGCGCCGACCAGCAGTACTACCATCGCGCGATCGGCGGGAATTTCCGGATTGACGCGCTCCAGGCGGCCATTCTCCGCGTCAAGTTGCCGCACCTGGCCGGCTGGACCGAAGGCCGTCGTCGAAACGCCGCGCGCTACGATGGGTGGTTCCGGGAACGCGGGCTGACGGACCGCGTGACGACGCCGGTCGCGCTGGCCGATCGGTACCACATCTTCAATCAGTATGTGATCCGCGTGTCGAATCGGGATGCCGTCAAGGCTCACCTCGAATCCCGCGGTGTTGGCTGCGCCATTTACTACCCGGTGCCGTTCCACCAATTGGAGTGTTTCGCCTACCTTGGCTACCGCGTGGGGCAGTTCCCACACGCTGAAGCGGCTGCGCGCGAGACGCTGGCGTTGCCTGTCTTCGGCGAGTTGACGGAGGCTCAGCAGCGCTACGTCGTGGATGTGGTCGCCGAGGCCGTTGGTCGACACGGCTGA